The following nucleotide sequence is from Drosophila simulans strain w501 chromosome 3L, Prin_Dsim_3.1, whole genome shotgun sequence.
TCGATCCTGTTACAAAACATGACCAAAAGCCAGGAGTGATGATGATTTCTGTATGTGATTATTCAAAGCCTTAACATGGGCGGCATTCATGGCCCCACGTTCGATTGGAGAAACCCCTTTGATCGGGCTGGTTCTCAAATTTAATAGACGCCACGCTAATGAATCAACGGAATTCATTCACTTTTTGTCTGCTTACTCATACACCATTACACCACGCCTTTGCAGATTCAGATGCGGATTCCGAGGGTTCAGGATATAGGATATAGGAGTTGTATTGATTTGCATGGCCATGTTTATAGTACAATGGCAAATCCGCGACTCAGCTAAACTTTTTCAGGTCgtgcatttcaattgattcCCAATGCCGGCATTCAATGCCGTTCCTCCTGGTTGTTGGCTGTTGCTTTTTTATGTCCTGTGCGAAAAGCGTGTGTGTTCCTGTTTCCTGTCACGGATACCTAACTGAGGGGGcttaaaaaaatgtgtaaaaaaaatGGAGCTTTGCAAATTACTTGCCAGCAGATGCACACACATCCAACTGGTTaagagcagctgctgccgtcACTTTAAAGCCAATGTACCGTGAAATCGGGCCTGCAACTCAATTACGGGACATAGAATCGACTCCCGCCGATCTGGCGgcattaacattaacattcTCATTTGGCTTGCTGCCGcagcgatttatttatttatgcattattGAAAGCATTAAGCATTAAGAGATTAATGCGGTGGTTAACCAAAGCAATTTCGTTGCGGCGAAAGCCAGGGATTTCTCTACAGAATTAAAGTCGCCCAGGCACATACACTTTACTTAACACGCAGGCGCGTGTAAATTCCTCAATAATTCCAGAATTTCCTGATCTGAGTCCTGCTCTTCCACAGGTTCCCCACCAGCCAAATCATTTTCACTGTCATAATCTTCACATTCTTCGACGGCACAACAGCTGGGAAACCATCCCCTAATGGCACCCTTCCTCCTTCTCATCTCTACTTTTTCCTTCTCCGTGATCATTCTTTCGCCATAAAGCCAGCACTCCTGGATGCGAGTCACATGTATGATATCATCGGGCTCCAGGGCGATACGAGATCCATGGGGGCAGGGGATATGGAAAGATACCCAGAGTCCTTGGGAGAAGATGGGCAACCAGTGACCCGTGGCAGGACGAATACATCTAAAGACCCGAGTGCGAGCCCTTTTATCCTTCTTCTGTTGCAATTGTTCACGGGTGAGGCTGTACTCATCACATCCTGGTAGGACTGGCCACGATATGCCATCGCCAGAGGATAAGAAAACCTCACGAATATTTGCCTTCCAGCCCAGATTGTAGGGATAAACGAAatcctttatccttttttGAGGATATGCATTGCGACGAAAAGCCGCCTTCTTAACAATCCAGTTTTCGATTTCAGTCTGGTTCTTCAATATCACCTTCAGTTGCATATACAACAACGTTATACTGGCCAAAGTCGTGCCCATGATCACTCCAAGACTAAAAACACAAGCCATCAGATTTGTTTTGGTCAAGTGCACGGTAGCCATGTGATGCAATCCATGTCTGATCAACCATCGCTTCTGTATACCTCGTGTTACGGCGCTGACAATTATGATGCCTCCTTGTATACTGCCCGACATGAAGAAGAGAAGGAAGTACACAAAACTATCCTGATTGGACCAACCGACACAGGTGTTGATCCAGGGACAATGATGGTCCATCTTCATCACACATCGACCGCAACGCTGGCAATGATGCGATCTGGGTGCCTTGTAGCCATTGCAGCGAGTGCAGAACTGCAAGAACTTCTTATCCTTCCTCACCGGGGGATGCCACTTCAATGGAACGAAGCCAGGACCAACCATCAAGGACCTGATGAAGTTGTACAAAGTGCCAAAGGTCTGAACCCAGATGAGGGCGTAGTTTAATACGGATTCCAAACTCGTGTCTGGAGCCCACCACATCGAGTTCATGTGAATGACAGTCCACGTGACAATCAGAAGCAGGGTTAATAGAGTGATTGGACCCCAGTGCAGGAAGCGCCGCAGATCGTCCTTTAGTTCGGTgctcatttttaaaaaaaattcctgTCTTTTGCGATTATTCAGTAAATTCTCCAATTATCCAGTGAGTAAAAAATCCGGGCTTGCTGCGTCTGACACTGTAAATCGTCTGAGTCTCGCATTTAGTGTAGTTAAACAGGCCCAATCGGAATGCTTCTGGCCAAATGGAGGATTAATTAAAAGAGCCGGCCACATGTTGTTGGGCTCATATAATGCCCGCGGTGTTTGcgtgtaattaaataaagcacAACTATTTAAAAGTTCGCGGCCATTCCAGGATAATTTATAAAACGTATTTAAGGCATCGGCAACAGGCTGGGACTGTCGTTCGAGTATAAATTTGCTCTTAAGccgcaaatgaaaaatattttaatcatacaaaaaagtgtaaataaatttaaaaacaataaaagcgcaaaatgcaggccataaataaaatgcagccTTAGTGAGCCGCAGTCGTCATCATGGCAGACACACAACCAGACTTTTCCACgtttccactgctgctgctgtagctgctattattattattattaagaattAATAGCAATATTTGCTGACGCCGTgtggcttaaaaaaaaaagaaatatacaaACGGATATATGGAGGCGGCAACAAAGCAACGCacgaattcaattgaatttaaaatgtgccattaatttattgcattcaaTATGCGAGTTGCCAAgtttatgtgtgtttgtgtgtttgggtGCGGACACAAAGAACGGTATTTTGGTATTATTTATGACGCTGCatatataacaataatattttggTAGCGCCAAATTCTTTGCCAAACATTTACTAATGCCATTAATTGATGATAAATGTTTCGCCGCACGCAGACAAAATGTAATCGATGCTGGCCAATAGAACGCACTTCAAATGCACATAGAAATGAAAAGGATTTAAGTTCTATTCAGAATTAGAGGATACTATATCGAAATTGGTTTCCCTTTTTGTAGAAAATATGcgtgttttcaatttgccacaTTCCATAGGTTTTAAATGCAAGTAATATCAAGAATAGGTGCTACTTTCTTaactttcaattttatattatagtatatatttgcttatgttaaggaaattaataactttttttaGTGTACGAATTCCTAAATCGAAATTCGGAAATTCGGTAAGAGGCCCTAGTAATAATTTTGGACCCCCAACTGGTGTCctgattttgtttatgaaaTAGTTAGGTGGGCAGTTCGGACCAATTACTCGCATGCAGTGGGCCGTCTACCATCTACTAAGTAATCACACTCGGCTTTTCCCAGCTGGATGAACACATGGCCGTTGGAACGTAATGAGTCTCCAAGCGGGAGTTTGCGGGTCTTGCAAGTCTCGTTAACTTGGCTAACAAGCGACGTCATTTACCACAATGCGCCACTCGGGCCTAACAAGCCAAGGTGACAATTGGCCAGGAACTGCGGCGCACAGGGGACCAAGATGTTGCAACATCAATAAAGCTATCTCAATTGCAAATGttaaaatgtatctataaTGTATCCTTAGCACCGCAAACATTACACCAGTTGTGCTTCTTGTTTAAGGGTTAAAAAATGTGACATAAAACAATATTATATAGCAAAgattaaaataagttgttggCCCACTTCTTGCTGGCCAAGTTGCCAACGAGAAGAAACCACTAGCAATCGGAATTTAAAACACATATCCATGGTTGGCACATAGCTGTTGGCTACATATTCTCACTGCTCTCTACAAAAAGCAATCTATTTTGCTCCACAGATTAGATGGCaataaaattgattgaaacataattgcaaattgataCAATAGCCGTAGAAAATTGCCCGGAAATGCCAAGAGCCAAAGGCAATCTATAAATCTATAAACGTATCGAAAATTACTTCAAAGCGAGAATCGAGTAGAATCCTAACGCGTCGCCATCGTATTGAACATTATGTGCACTTAGGTGAACATTTGAGAGGAGCTTATTAAACTGGTTCCAGCTGAATGTAAAAATGAACTTCAAGTGAAAGTGGTATCTAGGGAACAGTATAAATTCCAAGAGCCACTAAACTGTCGCGGGAGTACTGTGAAtggtaaatttaaatatttttaaaaagattgCCTAAAAATTcaactaaaaaaaatcttCTATATACCACAAAGATTAATTATGCTTATAATTGACAGAGATTCATACGGTTTGCTgccattaattttttttccagtATACGCACATTCGAATCCAGTGCATCGA
It contains:
- the LOC6737391 gene encoding palmitoyltransferase ZDHHC6 — translated: MSTELKDDLRRFLHWGPITLLTLLLIVTWTVIHMNSMWWAPDTSLESVLNYALIWVQTFGTLYNFIRSLMVGPGFVPLKWHPPVRKDKKFLQFCTRCNGYKAPRSHHCQRCGRCVMKMDHHCPWINTCVGWSNQDSFVYFLLFFMSGSIQGGIIIVSAVTRGIQKRWLIRHGLHHMATVHLTKTNLMACVFSLGVIMGTTLASITLLYMQLKVILKNQTEIENWIVKKAAFRRNAYPQKRIKDFVYPYNLGWKANIREVFLSSGDGISWPVLPGCDEYSLTREQLQQKKDKRARTRVFRCIRPATGHWLPIFSQGLWVSFHIPCPHGSRIALEPDDIIHVTRIQECWLYGERMITEKEKVEMRRRKGAIRGWFPSCCAVEECEDYDSENDLAGGEPVEEQDSDQEILELLRNLHAPAC